Part of the Macrobrachium nipponense isolate FS-2020 chromosome 19, ASM1510439v2, whole genome shotgun sequence genome, ATCAAAATGTAGTTTGAAAATAATTTGTCAGCAATGTCTGCCAAATAACCAAGCAGGCTttgtaggcatatatatatataatatatatatatatatagatatatatatatatagatatatataactataaaaattTCCCATTAATGATAAGAGAATTAACACAGTAAGAATAATTGCTAAGGACTAAAAATTTACTTCAGCATAACAGAAAACTTATGGTACCTTACACATTGATCATAAATTAAAGATGAATGCAAAAAAATCTTAACGAGTGGTTTGTTAAGAATATGGGgatgctttttttctctcttttgcccACTAAAGAATGGATGGAAAGAGAAGAGCGGATAACAATGTAACTAGGAACCAAAAAATCATTGCAAAGACCTTTTGGTACCATTTACAGAGTGTCTTGCCAGGCCCgtacctagagtttttttttttgggggggggtcgtttttcccaatctggaccttttcttctataaatgtcattgcatatataggtatatacaagatgaaatacctgaaaatgttattttagttatattaagaagaaaaattgggtatgcaatctatgcccttctacccaattagatgttattcaaagtactgactttgattaacagaattttacttataatgttgaaagtttgcactgaaattcaggaatatttcttcagttttattgattgattcatttattatgttaacgataacatgcatattactttatctttaatgttatatactttgacttatcaaaaaaacaataattatttattattgtaagtacagttcaatgaaaaggatagtcacagaaaatatgggcTTCTCAGAaatttgggggggttgggggggcggggggtgggcgggggggggggggtggtcattCGACATCCCTCGGTACGGGCCTGCTTGCACACCACACTAAGCAGTACGACGTAGGGTAATAAGATCTTACCTGAGAGAAATCTCAAACAAAAATCCATACTCATATACATTTAAAAGCTGAAGTTGAATGTGACCAAATTGCACATTTAAGAAATTTGCAtacactgtaaataaataaatgggataATTTTCTGCGTAGTCTTCTAGCAAAATGTCCACATCGTGCTTCTCATGTTTCCAGAGGTTTCCTAAAGTTCAAGATACCTATCCCATTAATTGGTTTGGTTATCATTCAAATATACAATGAATCAGTCAATGCACTCAAAATAATTTTCATCTGAATAGTTTTTTCTCTGCCTTTCCATTTTTTAACATACAAACAGAAGCCAGTATAATTGCAATTGTTTTGATATCAAGATATTAACATCATTACAGTCTGATATTGTATAATTTAGTAATAACCAATAACCTTCATAATTAAGGCTTTTGCATTGGTTAATATGTCAAACACATCTAATGCATGATTCTCTGTAGTACAGTGTACGTATATACATCTGCATACCTAAGATTAATACAAAACTGGTAGTCAAGTTTCTTATATACCCacaattccctgaaacggagcagtttctggccgtgaaacgaggctggttattcccgtagacttagttactttacgatttttcatacataattactgtacaacttccccagagaaagttgcgaatatttcagcttggacacaatagaaaatgaaaattatcattaatatccgcaagattttttgaataacttaaatctatCGGGAcggccagtgcacaaaataacgttgaagaagtactgcccggtaatgttgcttcggaatttcgatcctgccaatggacattgcaacggaacgaggtacaacattatggagctaaactcccacgtcatcgaagcagtgatagcaacgggccctcacatcggcaaacatctgttcatcccccggatttctgtacaacttccccggagaaagtcgcgaatatttcagctcggacacagaagatgaaaattatcatcaatatccgcaagattttatgaataacttaaatccatcgggactgccagtgcacaaaataacgttgaagaagtactgcctggtaatgttgcttcggaatttcgatcctgccaatggacattgcaacggaacgaggtacaccgttatggagctaaactcccacgtcatcaaagccGTGATGGCAACGGGCCCtaacaccggcaaacgtctgttcatcccccggattcctctgatgccttcggacaaccagtttccgttccatcaacctggccttctcattctaGTGGCCTGTTCTTCAAATTCCTGATGACCCTgcctaatattttaatatatccaGTTCAAATAATATGTACTTATGAAAATCACTATGagaaaaaatgcaagaaatattCAATAGGCAAgaatatatatcaaattcaatGCTAGAAAAAACACAAGACATACTCAACGTGCAAGAACATACAATAATCAAGCTCagcgctagaaaaaaaaaagtgcaaatactCAATATGCAAGACCATAAATAGAACAATGCTAAAAAATGCGCGAAATACTCAGTAGGCAAGAACATAAATCAAActcaatggaagaaaaaaaagaacaagaaatacTAAATAGACAAGAACATAAATCAATCTCACCTGTTTCTCATACATTTTAGCCAAGAATTCAACATGGTAATACTTGAGGAAAACCTTGGTTTTACCCAAAGCCCAGCCATCCATCTtcagtctgaggaggaggagacgacagTTCTCCCTAGAGGCAGTCACTCGCTCATCAAAGTTGAATGCCAAGAAACAATATCTGAAttggaaaataaaagtttttctgAGTACAAGAACTCTTACAAGTTTACctcttttcaaaataaatttcttgataACAGAAGTTGAATAtaaaaattaggccaaaggccaagcactggggcctatgaggtcattcagcgctgaaatggaaattgacaggaaaaggtttgaaaggtgtaacaggaggaaaacctcgcagctgcactatgaatcaagtgtcaggagagggtggaaagtaagatgaagaaagagaaatgaaagaaggtatagtaaaaggaatgaaagtggttgcagctaggggccgaaggcccgctgcaaagaaccttaagtaatgcctacagtgcacagcgtgagacccactgatggcactacccccctatggGGTTGATAACAGAAGGGACTATCCAAATTACAGTAAAAGTACATTAAAATATTGCAATTACTTATTCTGAAAACCATTTCTCTtacattttaaagttttatatgaagTGATTAAAATTCATCTTgacataaaataatgttaatttatgTCCAACTAGTAGTTTTGAAAGTTATGTAAACTTGTTTGTAAACTTCAAAAGTGAGCATTCTTAAAGCTTTAAAAAATTCTCATCCCATTACACTGTTCTCATTTCATAAAATAAGAAATTTGGTATTCTTGACAGTATATGAAGCCAAACAACTGATCAGCATTTTGAAATTTGGATGTTATTGGTAATCAATTTGAGATTTGAATTTtctccaccacttcaaatgaaataaagtaaaagtcATACAATGAAGAAAAACTTCACTCAAATTAGTACCTGCGCAAGAAATCAGCGAAGAGGATTCGGTGAGAGAAACCATGCTGTCGAATCCTTACTGTTTCCATCACTCCAGCATACCTTAGTTGTCGTTGAACCTAAAAGAAAAGAACAGTTTCACTTTAATAATAGAAAacgtaatgaaaatataaattcttaagGCCAAACATCTAAATATGCCTATACATTATATGGAATATTCTTCCAGTCCATCATTATCAATAACAATACTCTATAATAGTACTTTATTGACCATTTCCTCGGTGCTTTTAACAAAATCTTTCtgttggaaataattattttttatacaaaattccttTGTGATCTCTACCTGTAAACAAACTCAATAACTACAAACAAATAATTCCAGTCCAGGAGGTAAAGTATAAAGAATGCCAATTCACCTTCTTCATATCAAAGTTATCTGCCTGCTTTTCGTCATTGGGCTTGATGCACCTAATAAAGTGTGGCGTACCATTAACCATTTTCTGAAGGAGATCCATGAGGGAGTACCTGAAGTAGGTGGCTACCGTCTGCTGAGCCTTTGTTTGGGAGGCCAATCCACGACTATCATACTGAGTCTGAGGAAATAAAATTCAGGGAAACATGAATAAAATGTTTAAGCATCAGTAACAATTTACTACAGTGTACTCTTCATCGAAGATTTAAAAAGTAGAACTAAAAAAAAGATTGCAACATCAGGAAGAATTTCTTGAAATCAAATCAACGACTATAATTTATTTCACCATCTGTGTCCTGACCTTGGTGCTACCTCCGAGTTTTGAGGAGGCTTGCTTGCTAAGAGTGCTGCGTGGAGAGGATCTGGGAGTTGCATAGTACAGATTACCAGTCTTTGTTAGAGGGCACTGGAAAAGGAACCTGAAGAGGAAACGGGTTTGTAAAAATACTTGGTTGACTCAATAGCAGTAATAAAAACTACACTCCATCAAGTGACAGAGGTATACTGTAAATTCTATTAGTTTTCATGGTTATAAAGACTAGAAAGACTGAGTTTTTATAACAGAGAactagtttataaaaaaaacacaaatcacatataatacattatacatactgtacatactaacaggtatgtatgcatatgcatatatatatatatatatatatatatatatatatatatatatatatatatatatatatacagacagtatATAAACATCCAGTTTcagcagtcttttttttatttttaacagaaagaaGAATGGTAGTTTTACAATTCATGTGCCATCTAAGCCCATCAATTGCCCTACAGGTAACTTATCATTTGTTTATGGTAAAATAAGTTAATCATACATTAAATAGTTAGTGCAAAGAATTCACAGGACTATAGAAAAATATAGAAgttgcataaatcctagaaaaGTAATATAGTAGAGCACACCATAAGTAATATCATTAACAAAAGCAAAGGAGAGTAATTAGcagaacaaatgaataaatgtgtAATTTGACTTAGCCTACAAACCAGAAGCAAATAACAGCCAAGCAGAAAATAAAATACCTGCTTAGATGTTCAAATCACATTTTATCTCTATGAATGAAAGAAGCAACAAAGACTGGGGAAAGAGTGATGAATTAggtaatgaataatgaaatgatgCTTGGAACAACTTTGGAAAAGAGCTGGGGAATTATTGATGACAAGAGTTTTTACATTCTTCTCCTATCTACTATACAAAAGACTGTTGAGTCCACATATTCTCCAGGACACGAATCTGATCAAATGTCTATGACTGACTGGGCTGTGATAAACAGAATGATGCTGGATTTTGAGTATTTTCTAGATATCTTGCAGATAACAGGAATTCCATAATTCCTAATTTAAATTAACCTGTACTTTTACACTTAAAATTCAATTCAGGAGGTTTATTTAAAAATGTGTGAATTTAATTTAGAATGGTAGCCAAACAAAAGATAAGGATAAATATGTAGCTGACGAATAGGCAAGTCCATTAAAGAAGATTAAATTAAATCTAAACTtgaaatgaagatgaagaaaatCTCAGTTCTAAGTATAGTACAAATAAAAGCATCAACTCCAAACTGGAACTAACTGCTCACAAATCACAGGGAACGAATTAAGACAACTTTACAGAAATATCACGATGTTGAATACTAAACAGTACATACCTTAGACTAACAAACATCTATCCACgggtaagaaatgaaaaaaaacacctATTGCAACAACAGTGTATTAGTGAATTACACTGCAGGATAAACAGTAAGATTTAAGCACagtcttgaaaaaataaaacctacactgggCAGTTATTCTATAAAGCAATAAAATTCTATTAAAACTGGAGATCAagacattcataaaaaaatcaaaacatcagAAAGAAAGCTGTAAGCATAGAGTAAGATTACTAATTGGTGGCATTATTCTATTCTATTAAGCAATAGTAAATATCTATAAAACTGAAGATCAACagatcttttaaataaaaatgaaacttaagaaaaaaattgaatgcaCATAGTATGATACTAAATGGTTGGCCATATCAAAAACACTCACCGAATGACGTCATGAGAACTTTGTCTGAAGAGCTGAATTACTTCCGTGGGAAGgaagtttttattcttttccaaGAATTTTGAAGCATCATAATTAACTTTCCCAGCAAAGTGTCTGATTCCAAAGTCAAGTCCTTGGGCCTTTGGTTTCAAGTAAAACTGAGACTTGACATTATTATGGAacttatctgtaaaaaaaatattaaaatctattttaaaaaatccttggaatatattttattttggaaaatctgAATTAGTCATATCTTTCATGTTTCTTTGGAATTTATATGTTTAAAGCTtgaaatttctttattattttgaggTCAACAATTTTGCTAAGAAATTCTAGTGTCTGTATTTTTCAACATACGTATTCCATGTGCACAGTATCCTACACTATTAAGTATGGTTACCAGGTTAGTGTTTCGGAAGAAAAATGGTTTACCTTTTTTTAGACTGGATAGATTTACAATATTTgggagaatgtaaagaaagataaTGAAGATCTAAAGTGCATTTTAGGCTTGTGTCTCATGTTGATCAATAGACTGTATTTTGACTTCTGatatataatcattttattatatgtaatgggtttgttagttatgaaggGAGATAGATAAATACATAGTACAAGATGTAACAAATAAGGTTCCTCTATTTTGATATACTACTAGTTATGCGTCCTATAAATGGATACTGTACCACAAATATCTGCAGGCACTAAGGAAATAGTAACATTGTATTGCTttagaaattttgaaataataataataataataataataataataataataataataataataataataataataataataataataataataataataataataataatacaatatgtaTGAATGTTGCTCAAAAGGGAACAAACTGACATCAATTCATTACAGTGGTCACTGCTACGTCTAGATCACTGTGCTTTTAGATTTTAACAAGAAAAAGGTTCAAGTAAACATTAGCAAGAGGAACAATAAAAAGCAGcaaaatatacaaaagcaatCACATACCAACAAGAGACTGATCAGTTGCTTTTGGGAACCGACTCTCCTCATCTAAGAGCGCCAGAAGACCCATAGGTTTGGCCAAGAACATGTCTAGCACAGGACGGTTGTCTGCAAACTCAACGATATCAACCTGTTGGAGGACATTTTCACACTGTAGCTGCTGTTGCTGATTAAGGTCAGTGTCGAGTGCCGTTAATGTAAtattttgttaagagaataaAACTAATGGACCACAATTTTTTCCACAATTTCCAATAAAcactacaaaaaatattattacactgTTATTGTCTTTCAATTAGACTTATAGTGAAATTAAACATTATGTTtacagaaaaaatcataaaagtgAAATCTTATGAAAAGATTAAccaaatctcaaaaaaaaaagaaaaaaagaaatgcgtATAGTCTACAACAGTTTGCTTCTTTCAATGTCCTAAGAACGacgtaaaaactaaaaaattcagACATACTGCAACTTCCCATATATATTAGTTTCTCACCTCAATTCCCTCCGACATATATTCCTGTTGCTCCCACGTGAAAATATGCTGGTTGAAGAAGTACTGGATCTGTTCATTGGCAATGTTGATGCACAGCTGCTCAAATGAATTATTCTCGAAATTTTCAAAGCCAAAGATGTCCAGGAGACCAACGGCTAAATGGTCACCacttgaaagaaatgaaaaggaaatgaattacGAATCCAACTACATTTGATTTTCAAGAGATATTACGAATCcaactatattttattttcaagagtTATTttgtacatgagcaaatatatagattaagaatttcatatttttcttgattCACCTTGAAAGCAACTGGTAACAAAGACACAGTGTGCTGAGTCGATGTTTAATTCAATAATAAAAGGGCTACCATTATACGTAGTACCATTGGTCGGAACTAGGTATTGtttaaagagaaataattttaatgtGTCTTATTTTATCGGCACTACCATTAAATAATATAGGCaatgaagaattaattaaataattggaATGTTATCGTCTTCTGAATTTAATATAAGAAAAAGGAGATATTTCTtcagaagtaaacaaaaactatAGTGCAAATAAGAAGCCTTACTAAACCATCCTGCAGAAGGAGAGAAGTCTGTTAATGTTATTGACAATCCAGTCAAAAAGTCTGCCATACATGGCCTTTGCCATTGCATCTCTTGTGGAGTTGGCCTCTTCAACGGTGTTATTCCTTGTGATGATTTCACCTTTCGTTACAACACTGTTTGACGTCAGTGCTTCTGTGAGATCTGAAGGGTCGATTCCCAAGAGTTCGGAAACTAAGGAGAGGGATTAAAGCAATTGCTATTTATTACATGTCTTAGACAAATttgtaattttggaaatgaatcaccAATAAACAATCAAAGACAGAAATTGATCACCAAGTTACAGTTtacatttaataaattattttcaaaataattaagcATGCATCTACAAATtactctttaaataaaaaaaatgttaacataaaaaaataacagtaggAAATCTAGACACTGAAAACTGTCAGGATTACTGACTTTAAAAACTAAATATCTCACTATATGGTGCAactaataaaacattgaaacatCCTCACCAATTTTGATTTGTTCTACATTTTTGACAGCAGCTTGTTCCATGTTATCTTTATCAATAGTCTGGTAAAAATCAACATCTCCCAAGTTTATCACAGCAGCAAGGATCCTATATACAGAATCTAGTTCATCATCTTTGAAACCTATTGACTTCAGCCCTTCCACGACCTTCTGGAACTGCTGGACATTGTACTGGAACAAAGCAAAATACACTAATACCTTACACGTCACTAAAATTAAACtatatttaaatttcataagGATTTCACCTCTTTACTCACTCCGTTGGCTTCACTGTCATTCACTGCCTTTCAAACCAGACTCCTAAGGTTTGTCACAAAATTCTTAATATCACTGTTCTTCTTTTGAGGCAAGGCCACTACCAGTTAGCCAATTTCCCTACTGACTTCTCAAGCCTCATTATAACCACAGGGCTCAAAGACTCCTGAGCAACCTCCATATTTGTTTATCACGGTAACTACTGGAGGCATCTTATGCTTCTTTCTATCAAAACCCTTCTATGAACATTAGGTTTTAATGAACATTATTCTAATATACTGTACTGGATTCTATAATGAACAAGGATTTGTGAAAAGTAATTCCTGGTCATTTTACAACTGTGGAAGAATGCCTAAATTTTACAGCTGAATACTAATTATACAAGACTAAGAAGGCagtaaggaaaattgaaaattttacgGCACACTGGAAAGTCATAGAATTTCATGCTTAGTTTGCATATCTAAATCAGAAGAACTAATCTTTTTATAAATCGTGATAGCTATGTCAAGAGAATGTATACACTCATGGCAGTCTCCAGcctgtaaaaaaaaacagagctgACAATTAAGTTCATGTCAATTCCTTGTAGACACGAGTATTACTAAATATTGAAACACATCTTAATAGGAGTGATTCAAACAACACTGGGTCATATCGAAGTCCATGGCCATCATAAGTGGAAGTAAATCAACTAAGAATAATTAGAATCAGTTAAAATAATTTCTTCTCTCACCTCACTTCCAGTCTTGCTCCAGTTAGTGCCTGACAGATAGCGATGCTTGTCACGCTTGTTTTTGTCAAGGCAATACTGCATCAGTTTATTTTCATCTTCAAGGCCATCGTGCAAGTAATAAAAGATGTGGAAACTCTGCTCACCtctgaaaataaagataattattaaAATGACCATTAGTTCATTGAACCAATCTGTCATTCGCAGTAAAGAACTGATACTAACTGGTAGGGATCTTTGTATTTGATAACCACAAGAATTGTGCATGACATGAAATAAAACTTTTAGCAAAGtagaaaacaaatttaatttgttAGCTAAAACACTACTATACATAGTGAACAACATAAGAGACAATTAatgatttctattttttaaattaaattgaataacaTAGCAACAGAACACTACAAGAACAAATTGAACAACATAATGGTACTTGTATTTCTAATCTATTATAACGGCATGGAACACGACAAGCCTCTAGAAATTAATTAACTCACTGTTGGTGGTGAACAACTCTCGATTGTTCAAGGAGATAAACAGAAATCTTGGCACCAGTGATCTTGCCCTGACGAGTGTATGTCAGTTCCAAGTATTTTCCAAACCTGGACGAATTGTCGTTAATTCCAGTTTTGGCATTTCCAAATGCCTCCATAATTGGATTGACTTGTAAGATCTTGTCTTCGAGATTTCTGTTGGGtgcctaagaaaaaaattattatttttcaccaCTGAATGAATACATGAAGAAACAGCATTATGAATTATGTATTCTGTTATGAATACTAAGAGAAACTGcactgacatttaaaaataatatacaacaaaacaGAATTTCAAAGCCTATATCAATGACAAATATCTTTTCATAACATACTGAATACTCCTCTTTACATTCAACATTACACAACTAATGTACTGAACATGATACTTTTTTACCAACACTATCATAATATAACTGTATATAAAAACTACTAAAAATTCGATACGTTGAAAGCCACGATAACAGAGGTATTAAAAATGATTGACACCTTCATCTGGTCAAAAACCCAGACTGTAAAAATGCAAACACATACTTCATAACAACTTCCTCCTCATATCAGTACAAGGAGTAACAGTTGGGGAAGAAAACTAAGAAAATCTGTCAAGCTTCTCTGCAAGAAGCATAAGCAAGAAGCCCTCTTTAGCACTATTCTTGAGTGCAAAAAAGTCGATAAAGCAGTTTACATCTCTGGACGCAGCTTTGCAGGCGAGGCAGGATATCAGGCGTTTTGTTCTGAATTGTGCCTCCGATCATGAATAACTTACTTGGTCTATAATCCTTGGATTTACCTTGCCTAATGTGACGAGGTGCTTCAGGAGGAAATTGGCACTCTCTGTCTTGCCAGCACCTGACTCTCCAGAGATAACGATACATTGTGGCATCTTATGGTGGAGCATATTGTGGTAAGAGTTGTCTGCCATGGCAAATATATGGGGAGGGTTCTCACTTTTCACCATGCCACGGTACAGGTGAGATTCCTAAGTGAAAAATGGAGATTAAATTACTTGGTGTTATGTCTGTGATATTACGTGCCTttcaaatgtcatttttaattttaaaaaattctattGCAATATCTCTTATTCTTGAGCTTCATAACCATACACAATTTTCATACACGCTGAGGGCTCGCTTTTAGTGTTAAAACACATAACATAATCATCATATTAAACCTTAGTTCTAAAAGACAGCTGCAGGTTATAGAACTTTATAAAAGTTGATTGCATAATGATAAAATCTGTACTGGCAACATTACATCTTATTACCATAATAACACAATAGTATAGTATCTAAAATAAATCTCGGGAAGCAAAAGAAAGTCTTCCAGATTACCTTATCCCCATAGACACCCAATTCCTTAAATGGATTGACAGCGATCAGAATATCACCCATGTATGTGTAGATCTGACCAGTCTTGTATCTTCGGAAGAGGTGATCGACAATGACCTCCTggaacacaaaaaataaacagtgGTGTTTAAAAATCAATATGCTGTAATAaccattaaaaaaggaaaatattggttgcttttatatataattcttttaaacaCATGTCACCGCTATCAATCAATTCAAATTTTACTTTCGTTTCCAAAGAAGAATCTCTTGCATGAAAGgataaaatgttaatttatgAACGTACCTCACTTAgctataaaaattccatatttgcTCTGCTGCATAAAatttatgcatttaattttgttgaacattaagaaatattttttaattcaacCTCTCGACTAACAGAAAAACCGggaactataagaaaaaaaaataaataaaaacatacaactgACCTCAGAAAGCTTTTCTAGACAAGCAAGGTCATCCATCCATAATGGGGTTCTCTTTGTCTTACGATCTGCCTTGAGGGCACCGCCTTTAATTGTAGCTTCTGGATCTTTATGGATGAGCTGGTTGTGTTTACGAAGATCATTCTGAAGTAGCACCAGACCTCTGCGAATCTGTGGAGAGGGATTTACTAGGAACAATCGAGATGGGTGTGCTAGGGCAGAAAGATTTTTGTGCCTCTGTTATgctaagtggattttttttttagtttctgatTAGTTATACTCTAGGACTATATTGCTGAGTCATGGCACTTGTGACAAGTAGTTTCTTTAATAGCGAATTTAATAAAGAGCCAGAAGGGTTTATTCGGTAAGTGTAGTCATATGTCATTACATAATGGGACAAAAAGTATGCACAAACTTATtgatcatgcaaaaaaaaaatttttttgcagaAAAGATCCTCAGCAATTTTAAGATTACTTATTAACATATTCAATTTACCATATTTCAAATGTCCACTGGAAAAATGGGATCATGTATGAAAACTCTAGAGGGTGGCAGTATTTAAAGAAACTTCAACACCCAAGGTTCCATGTACACTTTACCTTCAAGAAATAGAACACCTAATTTGTGAAACAGGCTCTTTTATATGAATTCTTACTTGACACTCAGTGATAATTCTTATGCTAGAAACTGTACAAAAGGCTTCAGAGTTGAAGCGGATGTTCGCATAAGGCTTGCTATGGACTTATTTAAATATCTTAAAGAAATTTATTGAGAcctaacagaaaataaataaacggagaaatatttgttctttttagttcactctcgatgtaATCATCTTTGTTAACAATTTTGTGAATTTATTTATGCTTTGTAAATACTTTAGCACATAGTAATATCTCAAATTAGATATTTTGAAACACATCGAGGAGCAACCATCAGTACCTCCTCGGGGTTGTGGGGAACATTCTTGATAAAAGGGTGATGCAGGAGCTCTTTGGCTATCGGCCTCTGCTCGAAATCCTTCACCAGACACTCGGATATAAAGTCGTTGAACTGCAGAGACCACTCCACGGGTCGATCTAGCTGTGGCGGAGGATTTCTTGGGATCTGGAACATAGGAAGACAGTTAAACTGCATACAAAAGATGTATTTAACAACTAGAAACATACAACATACAATTGGGGAAATGAGCAACACTAGGACGATCATAATCAGAACTAAAAACAAGGGAGGGAAACAAAAATGTCATTAGAAAATACAAAATCATCGAATTCTATGTAAAAATGATCTTGGACCTGTTAAGTGGATAATCAATGAAAATTGATTATCTAGattatttaattattgctttttgATTATGTTTACCTTTTTATTGAAATTAAGTAAGTTTTCAAGAAATAGGTAGCCTGATATATATGAACAATTTGTCATATATGCTCaactt contains:
- the LOC135215188 gene encoding myosin-IIIb-like isoform X8 codes for the protein MRTPINPKRKGYLPAPKKMAYMGMSQHIDFDNLPDPNTRFELLEVIGEGTYGEVFAAKDHDTGQSVAIKIMENIGENLEEIEEEYLILKDLSLHPNLPAFHGIFLKKGPKMEEDQAWIVMELCPRGSVTDLVQALIRRGQRLTEEQIGYILKETIDAMVYLHENHCMHRDIKGHNILLTNHGAIKLVDFGVSSHLSSTWGRRNTSVGTPYWMAPEVIACEQQLDYSYDVRCDVWSLGITALELADGEPPLSEIHPMRALFQIPRNPPPQLDRPVEWSLQFNDFISECLVKDFEQRPIAKELLHHPFIKNVPHNPEEIRRGLVLLQNDLRKHNQLIHKDPEATIKGGALKADRKTKRTPLWMDDLACLEKLSEEVIVDHLFRRYKTGQIYTYMGDILIAVNPFKELGVYGDKESHLYRGMVKSENPPHIFAMADNSYHNMLHHKMPQCIVISGESGAGKTESANFLLKHLVTLGKVNPRIIDQAPNRNLEDKILQVNPIMEAFGNAKTGINDNSSRFGKYLELTYTRQGKITGAKISVYLLEQSRVVHHQQGEQSFHIFYYLHDGLEDENKLMQYCLDKNKRDKHRYLSGTNWSKTGSEYNVQQFQKVVEGLKSIGFKDDELDSVYRILAAVINLGDVDFYQTIDKDNMEQAAVKNVEQIKIVSELLGIDPSDLTEALTSNSVVTKGEIITRNNTVEEANSTRDAMAKAMYGRLFDWIVNNINRLLSFCRMVYGDHLAVGLLDIFGFENFENNSFEQLCINIANEQIQYFFNQHIFTWEQQEYMSEGIEVDIVEFADNRPVLDMFLAKPMGLLALLDEESRFPKATDQSLVDKFHNNVKSQFYLKPKAQGLDFGIRHFAGKVNYDASKFLEKNKNFLPTEVIQLFRQSSHDVIRFLFQCPLTKTGNLYYATPRSSPRSTLSKQASSKLGGSTKTQYDSRGLASQTKAQQTVATYFRYSLMDLLQKMVNGTPHFIRCIKPNDEKQADNFDMKKVQRQLRYAGVMETVRIRQHGFSHRILFADFLRRYCFLAFNFDERVTASRENCRLLLLRLKMDGWALGKTKVFLKYYHVEFLAKMYEKQIRRIIQVQACVRRWLAKIRYQKEKWALARSVITLQRYARGWIIRKKYQESLTNQKNAAPKKGPAPPPPSERKLVHKDSAQWMKAKMMGALGAQSSVDQDDKEEKPKKEAPKKKTSKTGAPKKTVKKHEDLSEEEAAIIIQSYVRGHNARREWGPVLEERLSKLVEKHIDNAEEASKALQAEGLTPDEAAMIIQKFWGKHKKKKAVQPAPKSEKPKPMGKYTNSKRMTSLIMFSQSIHMSNQEVHKYLRRQKAGIRMEELKSASKDYKRPKGFDQIPQVIHEQRKRGAPQPVITAPTVSAYTYFYKMHYPFTKLLHFSKMISLQKLCLISEPGSRPVIKITSTDEKVSEYYDFLQEEMRSPTPDFNPDTPWDAPLASKMHHSSRQRGRVQSTTNMQAASDLRQMLRSTDRRQAPQPHAEGRKTPVDNAQDDPGPFNFRQMLRKTNYAPTDTIRKRQLKRDGVNGYGAEYQM